In a single window of the Shumkonia mesophila genome:
- a CDS encoding CopZ family metallochaperone → MLKLKVEGMNCGHCVKSVTEALSGVTGVKKVIEVSLERGEAVIEGTADAAALIAAVEESGFEAKVA, encoded by the coding sequence ATGCTGAAACTGAAGGTCGAGGGCATGAACTGCGGCCATTGCGTGAAGTCGGTGACCGAGGCGCTGTCCGGCGTCACCGGGGTCAAGAAGGTGATCGAGGTCAGCCTGGAGCGGGGCGAGGCCGTGATCGAGGGCACGGCCGATGCCGCGGCCCTGATCGCCGCCGTCGAGGAAAGCGGCTTCGAGGCGAAGGTGGCCTGA
- a CDS encoding 2OG-Fe(II) oxygenase, with the protein MRGETRFATAAAPMGPPAERVSRVDWPAVAAELAGQGAAMLGTLLAPDECREIAALYADDGRFRNRIVMARHGFGQGEYKYFAYPLPGPIGDLRTALYARLAPVANQWNERMGLGERYPADHEEFLARCHEAGQIRPTPLLLRYETGDYNCLHQDLYGELAFPLQVVILLSEPGKDFTGGEFVLTEQRPRMQSRPEVVALGQGEAAVFAVHHRPVAGTRGVYRVNMRHGVSRVRSGRRHTLGVIFHDAK; encoded by the coding sequence GTGAGGGGCGAGACGCGCTTCGCGACGGCGGCGGCGCCGATGGGGCCGCCGGCCGAGCGGGTCTCCCGGGTCGACTGGCCCGCCGTCGCCGCCGAGTTGGCGGGGCAGGGAGCGGCGATGCTGGGGACCCTGCTGGCGCCCGATGAATGCCGGGAAATCGCCGCCCTCTACGCCGACGACGGCCGGTTCCGCAACCGCATCGTCATGGCGCGCCACGGCTTCGGACAGGGCGAATACAAGTACTTCGCCTATCCGCTGCCGGGGCCGATCGGCGACCTCAGGACGGCGCTCTACGCGCGCCTGGCGCCGGTCGCCAACCAATGGAACGAGCGGATGGGGCTGGGCGAGCGCTATCCGGCCGACCACGAGGAATTCCTCGCCCGCTGCCATGAAGCCGGACAGATCCGCCCGACGCCGCTGCTCCTTCGCTACGAGACGGGCGACTACAACTGCCTGCACCAGGATCTCTATGGCGAGTTGGCCTTTCCGTTGCAGGTCGTCATCCTGCTGTCGGAGCCGGGAAAGGACTTCACCGGCGGCGAATTCGTGCTGACCGAGCAGCGGCCGCGCATGCAGTCGCGCCCCGAAGTGGTCGCCCTCGGGCAGGGCGAGGCGGCGGTCTTCGCGGTCCACCACCGTCCGGTGGCGGGCACCCGAGGGGTCTACCGGGTCAACATGCGCCACGGGGTGAGCCGCGTCCGCTCGGGGCGGCGCCATACCCTCGGCGTGATCTTCCACGACGCCAAATGA
- a CDS encoding metal-sensitive transcriptional regulator encodes MDHATHHCLHLDPEVREDARRRLLSVRGHVEGVLRMLEDESVYCVDVLKQIKAIDGALDKIGDVVLRSHLRSHVVTAQQRGDVPEIVEELMEVLKYR; translated from the coding sequence ATGGACCATGCGACCCACCACTGCCTGCATCTCGACCCCGAGGTGCGCGAGGACGCGCGCCGCCGGCTGCTGTCGGTGCGCGGCCACGTCGAGGGCGTGCTGCGCATGCTGGAGGACGAGTCCGTCTATTGCGTCGATGTCCTGAAACAGATCAAGGCGATCGACGGCGCGCTCGACAAGATCGGCGACGTGGTCCTGCGCAGCCATCTGCGCAGCCACGTGGTCACCGCCCAGCAGCGCGGCGACGTGCCCGAGATCGTCGAGGAACTGATGGAAGTCCTCAAGTACCGCTGA
- a CDS encoding LysR family transcriptional regulator encodes MDRDLLIHLPVILTVARRAGFAAAASELGMSPSAVSHAVRLVEERLGVPLFARTTRSVALTEAGRALVEAAAPALRDIGERVERIRAAKGRVGGLLRLNVPNAALPILTPVVGAMAKRFPGVTVEIYADDAIVDIVAAGFDAGARLGEMIAEDMVATRLTPPFAAIIVASPAYLAARGRPKGIADLKDHNCIAYRMITGGGLYRWELVDGEREVTVEGAGSTIVNHTLYARDLALAGVGLAYLFEPLVRADIAAGRLTQVLPETAQEEPGLFLYYPKRAALAPKLRAFIDTAREILRERE; translated from the coding sequence ATGGACCGCGATCTTCTGATTCACCTGCCGGTCATCCTGACGGTCGCCCGGCGGGCCGGCTTCGCCGCCGCCGCGTCCGAACTGGGCATGAGCCCGTCGGCGGTCAGCCACGCCGTCCGCCTGGTCGAGGAGCGGCTGGGCGTGCCGCTGTTCGCCCGCACCACGCGCAGCGTCGCCCTGACCGAGGCGGGACGGGCGCTGGTCGAGGCGGCGGCGCCGGCCTTGCGCGACATCGGCGAGCGGGTGGAGCGCATCCGCGCCGCCAAGGGCCGGGTCGGCGGGCTGCTGCGGCTGAACGTGCCGAACGCGGCCCTTCCCATCCTGACGCCGGTGGTGGGCGCCATGGCCAAGCGCTTTCCCGGCGTCACCGTCGAGATCTATGCCGACGACGCCATCGTCGACATTGTGGCGGCCGGCTTCGATGCCGGCGCCCGCCTGGGCGAGATGATCGCCGAGGACATGGTCGCCACCCGTCTGACGCCGCCGTTCGCCGCCATCATCGTGGCGTCGCCCGCCTATCTGGCGGCGCGCGGACGCCCCAAAGGCATCGCCGACCTCAAGGACCACAACTGCATCGCCTACCGGATGATCACCGGCGGCGGCCTTTATCGCTGGGAGCTTGTCGACGGAGAACGGGAGGTCACCGTCGAGGGGGCCGGCAGCACCATCGTCAACCATACCCTTTATGCCCGCGACCTCGCCCTGGCCGGGGTCGGGCTTGCCTATCTGTTCGAGCCGCTGGTCAGGGCCGACATCGCCGCCGGCCGCCTGACGCAGGTGTTGCCGGAAACGGCCCAGGAGGAGCCCGGGCTGTTCCTCTACTACCCGAAGCGGGCGGCCCTGGCTCCGAAGCTCCGGGCCTTCATCGACACCGCCCGCGAGATTCTGCGCGAACGGGAATAG
- a CDS encoding DNA-3-methyladenine glycosylase family protein, with translation MTAGGVVLRLSYEPPYDWPAMLAFFRQRAVEGVEAVEGAVYRRAVRLGDGEGTIEVTDDPGRDGLVATVRLSGGVAVDAAVFRLRRMFDLDADLAAINAHLADDPMLAPLVAARPAVRVPGGWDGFEIAMRTVIGQQVSIAAARRLNGRLVERCGGDLPHAAGGGPSRLFPTPRQVMAADLAAMGMPGARVAALKAVAEAALNDPHLFSRAATVEETVARLRAVKGIGEWTAHYIAMRACREMDAFPASDVGLLRGAADAAGLRPRPADLLARAEAWRPWRAYAAQQIWAADAARAVTPIG, from the coding sequence ATGACGGCCGGCGGCGTCGTCCTGCGGCTGTCCTATGAGCCCCCTTACGACTGGCCGGCCATGCTGGCGTTTTTCCGCCAGCGCGCCGTCGAGGGGGTCGAGGCGGTGGAGGGGGCGGTCTATCGTCGCGCCGTCCGCCTGGGCGACGGGGAGGGGACCATCGAGGTGACGGACGATCCGGGGCGGGACGGCCTCGTCGCGACCGTGCGCCTTTCCGGAGGCGTCGCCGTGGACGCCGCCGTCTTCCGGTTGCGCCGGATGTTCGACCTCGATGCCGACCTCGCGGCGATCAACGCCCATCTGGCGGACGATCCCATGCTGGCGCCGCTGGTGGCGGCGCGGCCGGCGGTTCGGGTGCCGGGTGGCTGGGACGGCTTCGAGATCGCGATGCGCACCGTCATCGGCCAACAGGTCAGCATCGCGGCGGCGCGTCGCCTGAACGGCCGGCTGGTCGAGCGGTGCGGCGGCGACCTGCCGCACGCCGCCGGCGGCGGGCCCAGCCGCCTGTTTCCGACGCCGCGCCAGGTGATGGCAGCGGATCTGGCGGCCATGGGCATGCCGGGCGCGCGGGTCGCCGCCCTCAAGGCGGTGGCCGAGGCGGCCTTGAACGATCCGCACCTGTTTTCGCGGGCCGCCACGGTCGAGGAGACGGTGGCCCGGCTTCGCGCCGTCAAGGGGATCGGCGAATGGACGGCGCACTACATCGCGATGCGGGCCTGCCGCGAGATGGATGCCTTTCCGGCCAGCGACGTCGGCCTGTTGCGGGGGGCCGCCGACGCCGCGGGGCTGCGGCCGCGCCCGGCCGATCTGCTGGCCCGGGCCGAGGCGTGGCGGCCCTGGCGGGCCTACGCCGCGCAGCAGATCTGGGCGGCGGATGCCGCGAGGGCTGTCACCCCCATTGGATGA
- a CDS encoding methylated-DNA--[protein]-cysteine S-methyltransferase, which yields MTLMTDMSTPTTALRFATGDTSLGPVLVATSGRGVCAILMGDDADALAHDLRRRFPKARLIEGDAQAEALAARVAGAIEAPSRGLDLPLDIGGTAFQRRVWEALREIPAGTTASYAEVARWIGAPGAARAVARACAANPVAVAVPCHRVVGSDGALSGYRWGAGRKRALLAREGAA from the coding sequence ATGACCCTCATGACCGATATGTCGACTCCGACGACCGCCCTTCGCTTTGCCACCGGCGACACTTCGCTCGGCCCCGTGCTGGTGGCGACGAGCGGGCGAGGGGTTTGCGCCATCCTGATGGGCGACGATGCCGACGCCCTCGCCCACGATCTGCGGCGCCGCTTCCCCAAGGCCCGGCTGATCGAAGGCGACGCGCAGGCCGAAGCCCTGGCCGCCCGGGTTGCCGGCGCCATCGAAGCGCCTTCGCGCGGCCTCGATCTGCCGCTCGACATCGGTGGAACCGCGTTCCAGCGGCGTGTGTGGGAGGCCCTTCGCGAAATCCCCGCCGGCACGACCGCGAGCTATGCCGAGGTCGCCCGGTGGATCGGCGCACCCGGGGCGGCGCGCGCCGTGGCCCGGGCCTGCGCCGCCAACCCGGTCGCGGTGGCCGTTCCCTGCCATCGGGTCGTCGGAAGCGACGGCGCGCTCTCCGGCTATCGCTGGGGTGCCGGGCGCAAGCGGGCCCTGCTGGCGCGGGAGGGCGCGGCGTGA
- a CDS encoding aldo/keto reductase gives MPATPKLDSYYTLGRTGLRVSPLALGTMTFGTEWGWGSDKETARRMVDTYVEAGGNFFDTADLYTNGTSETWLGEFIAERNLRDKAVIATKFTYNAEPGNPNAGGNGRKNMLRAVEGSLKRLGTDYIDLYYLHTWDRLTPAEEVMRTLDDLVRSGKVRHVGLSDVPAWYASRAQAIAEFRGYEPVSTLQLEYSLVERNIEREHVALATGHGMGITVWSPLGSGLLSGKYRPSEDGGSGAGRLETMKGSTIPAFQKFTPRNWRIVAELEAVAKQMNRGMAQVALNWIANRPGVASVILGATKLSQLEDNLAALSFAIPPELAARLDAASAPEALFPYTFFEDGQQQRIHGGVTVAGKPEGYAPTVRIPGVEAGSELWVPAATGER, from the coding sequence ATGCCCGCAACGCCCAAACTGGACAGCTACTACACCCTCGGCCGCACCGGCCTGCGCGTCAGCCCCCTGGCCCTCGGCACCATGACCTTCGGCACCGAATGGGGCTGGGGATCGGACAAGGAAACCGCCCGCCGGATGGTCGACACCTACGTCGAGGCCGGCGGCAACTTCTTCGATACCGCCGATCTCTACACCAACGGCACCAGCGAAACCTGGCTCGGCGAATTCATCGCCGAGAGGAACCTGCGCGACAAGGCGGTGATCGCCACCAAGTTCACCTACAACGCCGAGCCCGGCAACCCCAACGCCGGCGGCAACGGCCGCAAGAACATGCTGCGCGCCGTCGAAGGGTCGCTGAAGCGCCTCGGCACCGACTACATCGATCTTTACTACCTGCACACCTGGGACCGGCTGACGCCGGCCGAGGAGGTCATGCGCACGCTCGACGACCTGGTGCGCTCGGGCAAGGTCCGCCATGTCGGCCTGTCGGACGTTCCCGCCTGGTATGCCTCGCGCGCCCAGGCCATCGCCGAATTCCGCGGCTACGAGCCCGTTTCCACCCTGCAGCTCGAATACTCCCTGGTCGAGCGCAACATCGAGCGCGAACACGTGGCGTTGGCCACCGGGCACGGCATGGGCATCACGGTGTGGAGCCCCTTGGGAAGCGGCCTGCTGTCGGGCAAGTACCGGCCAAGCGAGGACGGCGGCAGCGGCGCCGGGCGCCTCGAGACGATGAAGGGATCGACGATCCCGGCCTTCCAGAAGTTCACGCCGCGCAACTGGCGGATCGTCGCCGAGCTGGAAGCCGTGGCCAAGCAGATGAACCGCGGCATGGCCCAGGTCGCGCTCAACTGGATCGCCAACCGCCCTGGCGTGGCGTCCGTCATCCTCGGCGCCACCAAGCTCTCCCAGCTTGAGGACAACCTCGCCGCGCTCTCCTTCGCGATCCCGCCCGAATTGGCCGCCCGCCTCGACGCCGCCAGCGCCCCGGAGGCCCTCTTCCCCTACACCTTCTTCGAGGACGGGCAGCAGCAGAGGATTCATGGCGGCGTGACGGTCGCCGGCAAGCCCGAGGGCTATGCCCCGACCGTCCGCATCCCCGGCGTCGAAGCCGGTAGCGAGTTATGGGTGCCGGCCGCGACCGGCGAGCGGTAG
- a CDS encoding reverse transcriptase domain-containing protein: MLDYPKPTKIASLAKLRSTWNDSPDAEKTKAVGIDGQSGSNFARDLTRNLEVIRDKLLSGTFEFRPLRPISIPKVNSPIPRIICVPTVSDRLIQRHILNYLVEDDKLSVKNNVSYGFIKNRGVKKAIKNAVKLRHENQWAFKSDISSFFDKIDRDKLISDLSRKLGKSSVIPILSKAIRCEISTSEKDIRKTIANAGIKEGLGLRQGMPLSPLLSNFVLRKFDQEFEKRRLKLLRYADDFIVFCNSKDECFRAFDLAEETLTSLGHSIPSPGKSPKTVICSPKEPVEFLGMEIAVKGCSGEYECIIPKSVFDEVDKKLNEFYDFKHVFLKYRSFSKTVLEINQKMDGFVNYYFFGKNFSSLKDCVSDKRANALRHIMKCIFGPGIFENLDPIRRQFLEIDF, encoded by the coding sequence TTGTTAGACTATCCAAAACCGACAAAAATCGCATCCTTAGCAAAATTGCGAAGCACATGGAATGACTCGCCTGACGCGGAAAAGACGAAGGCCGTTGGGATTGATGGTCAATCTGGAAGTAATTTTGCGAGAGATTTAACCCGGAATCTTGAAGTAATTAGGGACAAGTTGCTCTCAGGGACATTTGAGTTTCGTCCCTTACGACCCATTTCCATACCCAAAGTCAACTCGCCAATTCCCCGCATCATTTGCGTCCCAACGGTATCGGACCGGCTGATACAACGTCATATTTTAAATTATCTCGTCGAAGACGATAAGTTATCTGTTAAAAATAATGTTAGTTATGGCTTTATTAAAAACCGAGGAGTTAAAAAAGCTATAAAAAATGCCGTAAAGTTAAGGCATGAAAATCAGTGGGCTTTTAAATCGGACATCTCGTCATTTTTCGACAAAATTGACAGAGACAAATTGATATCGGATCTTTCTCGCAAACTTGGGAAATCAAGCGTCATACCAATTCTTTCAAAGGCTATTAGATGTGAGATTTCAACATCAGAAAAAGATATAAGAAAAACTATCGCAAATGCTGGAATTAAAGAAGGATTGGGGCTTCGGCAGGGAATGCCTCTATCTCCTTTGTTATCCAATTTTGTCCTTCGCAAATTCGATCAGGAATTCGAAAAAAGAAGATTAAAATTATTACGTTATGCTGACGATTTTATTGTATTTTGCAATAGCAAAGATGAATGCTTTCGCGCATTTGATCTTGCAGAAGAAACGCTGACCTCTCTAGGTCACAGCATACCAAGTCCAGGCAAATCTCCGAAAACCGTTATATGCTCGCCAAAGGAACCCGTAGAATTTCTCGGCATGGAAATAGCTGTGAAAGGATGCTCAGGTGAGTATGAATGCATAATTCCAAAATCCGTCTTTGATGAAGTAGACAAAAAGCTAAATGAATTTTATGATTTCAAGCACGTGTTTCTGAAGTATAGGAGTTTTTCTAAAACAGTTTTGGAAATAAATCAAAAAATGGATGGATTCGTTAACTATTATTTTTTCGGGAAAAATTTTTCATCACTTAAAGATTGCGTTTCAGACAAGCGTGCTAACGCCTTGCGGCACATAATGAAATGCATATTTGGCCCAGGGATATTTGAAAATCTCGACCCTATTCGCCGTCAATTTCTTGAAATCGACTTCTAA